In Scatophagus argus isolate fScaArg1 chromosome 5, fScaArg1.pri, whole genome shotgun sequence, a genomic segment contains:
- the LOC124059063 gene encoding odorant receptor 131-2-like — protein MADNSSDGSQVVGSQTRYRIFIVQIVILIFLTTDLLLIVTFFKKECFHTTARYILFAVTLLSDSMFLLLSDILLLMTHFHFTIQVWLCIIICTVAVLNVIVTPVTLTAMTLERYVAICMPLRHAELCSTRSTLCCIHIIHGISSAPCIIILSTFFASASRSMYRQYMICTAETFVLKEWQSHVRSALQQFYFFIMCVIIIFCYVQIMKVAKAASGENKQSSSKGLKTVILHAIQLLLCVIGLWCPFIEAAVLQVSVRLFSDVRYFNYIMFTLGPKCLSPLIYGLRDETFFHALKNNVLFGLSKRDI, from the coding sequence ATGGCTGACAATTCATCGGATGGCAGTCAGGTAGTGGGGAGCCAGACTCGTTACCGGATTTTTATTGTCCAGATTGTGATATTGATTTTTCTTACCACTGATTTGTTACtcattgtgacatttttcaaaaaggaaTGCTTCCACACAACTGCACGCTACATCTTATTTGCTGTTACACTACTGTCTGATAGCATGTTTTTACTTCTATCTGATATCCTTCTTCTCATGACCCATTTTCACTTTACAATTCAAGTTTGGTTGTGTATCATTATCTGCACTGTGGCAGTTCTGAATGTGATAGTGACACCAGTTACTCTGACAGCAATGACCCTGGAGCGCTACGTGGCCATTTGCATGCCCCTCCgacatgcagagctgtgctcCACACGCAGTACTCTGTGCTGCATCCACATCATTCACGGCATCAGCTCTGCACCCTGCATTATTATTCTCTCCACTTTCTTTGCATCAGCCTCTCGTAGCATGTACAGACAATACATGATATGCACTGCggaaacatttgttttgaaggaATGGCAGAGTCACgttagatcagctttacaacAGTTTTACTTCTTCATCATGTGCGTCATCATTATATTCTGTTATGTTCAAATAATGAAAGTAGCCAAAGCAGCGTCAGGAGAGAATAAACAATCTTCAAGTAAAGGACTCAAAACAGTAATTCTTCATGCTATCCAGCTACTGCTCTGCGTCATCGGTTTGTGGTGCCCATTCATAGAAGCAGCTGTGCTTCAGGTCAGCGTTAGGTTATTTTCTGATGTTAGGTACTTTAACTACATAATGTTTACTCTTGGTCCAAAATGTCTAAGTCCTCTCATTTATGGCCTCAGAGATGAGACATTTTttcatgcactgaaaaacaatgtcCTATTTGGCTTGTCCAAAAGAGATATTTGA
- the LOC124058938 gene encoding odorant receptor 131-2-like, with translation MADNSSDGGEVVLNQRNDRNVIVQIVILIFLSIDLLLIVTFFKKECFHTTARYILFAVTLLSDSMFLLVSDILLLMTYFEFTIQVWLCIIICTVAFLNVIVTPVTLTAMTLERYVAICMPLRHAELCSTRSTLHCIHIIHGISSVPCIAVLSTFFASASRSMYRQYMICSVEIFVLKEWQSHIRSALQQFYFFIMCIIIIFCYVQIMKVAKAASGENKQSSSKGLKTVVLHAIQLLLCVIRLWCPFIEAAVLQVSVRLFIDVRYFNYIMFTLGPKCLSPLIYGLRDETFFHALKNNILFGLLKRNI, from the coding sequence ATGGCTGACAATTCATCGGATGGTGGTGAGGTAGTGTTGAACCAGAGGAATGACCGGAATGTTATTGTCCAGATTGTGATACTGATTTTTCTTAGCATTGATTTGTTACtcattgtgacatttttcaaaaaggaaTGCTTCCACACAACTGCACGCTACATCTTATTTGCTGTTACACTACTGTCTGATAGCATGTTTTTACTTGTATCTGACATCCTTCTTCTCATGACCTATTTTGAATTTACAATTCAAGTTTGGTTGTGTATCATTATCTGCACTGTGGCATTTCTGAATGTGATAGTCACACCAGTTACTCTGACAGCAATGACCCTGGAGCGCTACGTGGCCATTTGCATGCCCCTCCgacatgcagagctgtgctcCACACGCAGTACTCTGCACTGCATCCACATCATTCACGGCATCAGCTCTGTACCCTGCATTGCTGTTCTCTCCACTTTCTTTGCATCAGCCTCTCGTAGCATGTACAGACAATACATGATATGCTCTgtggaaatatttgttttgaaagaatGGCAGAGTCacattagatcagctttacaacAATTTTACTTCTTCATCATGTGCATCATCATTATATTCTGTTATGTTCAAATAATGAAAGTAGCCAAAGCAGCGTCAGGAGAGAATAAACAATCTTCAAGTAAAGGACTCAAAACAGTAGTTCTTCATGCtatccagctgctgctctgtgtcatTCGTTTGTGGTGCCCATTCATAGAAGCAGCTGTGCTTCAGGTCAGTGTTAGGTTATTTATTGATGTTAGGTACTTTAACTATATAATGTTTACTCTTGGTCCAAAATGTCTAAGTCCTCTCATTTATGGCCTCAGAGATGAGACATTTTttcatgcactgaaaaacaatatcCTATTTGGTTTGTTGAAGAGAAATATTTGA
- the LOC124059076 gene encoding odorant receptor 131-2-like: MADNSSDGGEVVLNQRNDRNVIVQILILIFLSTDLLLIVTFFKKECFHTTARYILFAVTLLSDSMFLLLSDILLLMNYLEFTVQVWLCIIICTVAFLNVIVTPVTLTAMTLERYVAICMPLRHAELCSTRSTLYCIHIIHGISSVPCIAVLSTFFASASRSMYKQYMICTAETFVLKEWQSHIRSALQQFYFLIMCIIIIFCYIQIMKVAKAASGENKQSSSKGLKTVILHAIQLLLCVIGLWCPFIEAAVLQVSVRLFIDVRYFNYIMFTLGPKCLSPLIYGLRDETFFHALKNNVLFGLSKRAI; this comes from the coding sequence ATGGCTGACAATTCATCGGATGGTGGTGAGGTAGTGTTGAACCAGAGGAATGACCGGAATGTTATTGTCCAGATTCTGATACTGATTTTTCTTAGCACTGATTTGTTACtcattgtgacatttttcaaaaaggaaTGCTTCCACACAACTGCACGCTACATCTTATTTGCTGTTACACTACTGTCTGATAGCATGTTTTTACTTCTATCTGATATCCTCCTTCTCATGAACTATTTAGAATTTACAGTTCAAGTTTGGTTGTGTATCATTATCTGCACTGTGGCATTTCTAAATGTGATAGTCACACCAGTTACTCTGACAGCAATGACCCTGGAGCGCTACGTGGCCATTTGCATGCCCCTCCgacatgcagagctgtgctcCACACGCAGTACTCTGTACTGCATCCACATCATTCACGGCATCAGCTCTGTACCCTGCATTGCTGTTCTCTCCACTTTCTTTGCATCAGCCTCTCGTAGCATGTACAAACAATACATGATATGCACTGCggaaacatttgttttgaaggaATGGCAGAGTCacattagatcagctttacaacAGTTTTACTTCTTGATCATGTGCATCATCATTATATTCTGTTATATTCAAATAATGAAAGTAGCCAAAGCAGCGTCAGGAGAGAATAAACAATCTTCAAGTAAAGGACTCAAAACAGTAATTCTTCATGCTATCCAGCTACTGCTCTGTGTCATCGGTTTGTGGTGCCCATTCATAGAAGCAGCTGTGCTTCAGGTCAGTGTTAGGTTATTTATTGATGTTAGGTACTTTAACTACATAATGTTTACTCTTGGTCCAAAATGTCTAAGTCCTCTCATTTATGGCCTCAGAGATGAGACATTTTttcatgcactgaaaaacaatgtcCTATTTGGCTTGTCCAAAAGAGCTATTTGA
- the LOC124059068 gene encoding odorant receptor 131-2-like, whose protein sequence is MADNSSDGGQVVLNQNNNRIIIVQIVILIFLSTDLLLIVTFFKKECFHTTARYILFAVTLLSDSMFLLVSNILLLMTYFEFTIQVWLCIIICTVAFLNVIATPVTLTAMTLERYVAICMPLRHAELCSTRSTLYCIHIIHGISSVPCIIILSTFFASASRSMYRQYMICTVEIFVLKEWQSHVRSALQQFYFFIMCIIIIFCYVQIMKVAKAASGENKQSSSKGLKTVVLHAIQLLLCVIRLWCPFIEAAVPQVSVRLFIDVRYFNYIMFSLGPKCLSPLIYGLRDETFFHALKNNILFGLLKRNI, encoded by the coding sequence ATGGCTGACAATTCATCGGATGGTGGTCAGGTAGTGTTGAACCAGAATAATAACCGGATTATTATTGTCCAGATTGTGATATTGATTTTTCTTAGCACTGATTTGTTACtcattgtgacatttttcaaaaaggaaTGCTTCCACACAACTGCACGCTACATCTTATTTGCTGTTACACTACTGTCTGATAGCATGTTTTTACTTGTATCTAATATCCTTCTTCTCATGACCTATTTTGAATTTACAATTCAAGTCTGGTTGTGTATCATTATCTGCACTGTGGCATTTCTGAATGTGATAGCCACACCAGTTACTCTGACAGCAATGACCCTGGAGCGCTACGTGGCCATTTGCATGCCCCTCCgacatgcagagctgtgctcCACACGCAGTACTCTGTACTGCATCCACATCATTCACGGCATCAGCTCTGTACCCTGCATTATTATTCTCTCCACTTTCTTTGCATCAGCTTCTCGTAGCATGTACAGACAATACATGATATGCACTgtggaaatatttgttttgaaggAATGGCAGAGTCACgttagatcagctttacaacAGTTTTACTTCTTCATCATGTGCATCATCATTATATTCTGTTATGTTCAAATAATGAAAGTAGCCAAAGCAGCGTCAGGAGAGAATAAACAATCTTCAAGTAAAGGACTCAAAACAGTAGTTCTTCATGCTATCCAGCTACTGCTCTGTGTCATCCGTTTGTGGTGCCCATTCATAGAAGCAGCTGTGCCTCAGGTCAGTGTTAGGTTATTTATTGATGTTAGGTACTTTAACTACATAATGTTTTCGCTTGGTCCAAAATGCCTAAGTCCTCTCATTTATGGCCTCAGAGATGAGACATTTTttcatgcactgaaaaacaatatcCTATTTGGCTTGTTGAAGAGAAATATTTGA
- the LOC124059087 gene encoding odorant receptor 131-2-like — MADNSSDGGEVVLNQRNDRIIIVQILILIFLSTDLLLIVTFFKKECFHTTARYILFAVTLLSDSTFLLLSDILLLMTYFEFTIQVWLCIIICTVAFLNVIVTPVTLTAMTLERYVAICMPLRHAELCSTRRTLHCIHIIHGISSVPCIAVLSTFFASASRSMYRQYMICTVEIFVLKEWQSHIRSALQQFYFFIMCVIIIFCYVQIMKVAKAASGENKQSSSKGLKTVVLHAIQLLLCVIGLWCPFIEAAVLQVSVRLFIDVRYFNYIMFTLGPKCLSPLIYGLRDETFFHALKNNILFGLLKRNI, encoded by the coding sequence ATGGCTGACAATTCATCGGATGGTGGTGAGGTAGTGTTGAACCAGAGGAATGACCGGATTATTATTGTCCAGATTCTGATACTGATTTTTCTTAGCACTGATTTGTTACtcattgtgacatttttcaaaaaggaaTGCTTCCACACAACTGCACGCTACATCTTATTTGCTGTTACACTACTGTCTGATAGCACGTTTTTACTTCTATCTGACATCCTTCTTCTCATGACCTATTTTGAATTTACAATTCAAGTTTGGTTGTGTATCATTATCTGCACTGTGGCATTTCTGAATGTGATAGTCACACCAGTTACTCTGACAGCAATGACCCTGGAGCGCTACGTGGCCATTTGCATGCCCCTCCgacatgcagagctgtgctcCACACGCAGGACTCTGCACTGCATCCACATCATTCACGGCATCAGCTCTGTACCCTGCATTGCTGTTCTCTCCACTTTCTTTGCATCAGCCTCTCGTAGCATGTACAGACAATACATGATATGCACTgtggaaatatttgttttgaaggAATGGCAGAGTCacattagatcagctttacaacAGTTTTACTTCTTCATCATGTGCGTCATCATTATATTCTGTTATGTTCAAATAATGAAAGTAGCCAAAGCAGCGTCAGGAGAGAATAAACAATCTTCAAGTAAAGGACTCAAAACAGTAGTTCTTCATGCTATCCAGCTACTGCTCTGCGTCATCGGTTTGTGGTGCCCATTCATAGAAGCAGCTGTGCTTCAGGTCAGTGTTAGGTTATTTATTGATGTTAGGTACTTTAACTACATAATGTTTACTCTTGGTCCAAAATGTCTAAGTCCTCTCATTTATGGCCTCAGAGATGAGACATTTTttcatgcactgaaaaacaatatcCTATTTGGTTTGTTGAAGAGAAATATTTGA
- the LOC124058936 gene encoding odorant receptor 131-2-like, which yields MADNSSDGGEVVLNQRNDRNVIVQIVILIFLSTDLLLIVTFFKKECFHTTARYILFAVTLLSDSMFLLLSDILLLMNYLEFTVQVWLCIIICTVAFLNVIVTPVTLTAMTLERYVAICMPLRHAELCSTRSTLCCIHIIHGISSVPCIAVLSTFFASASRSMYKQYMICTAETFVLKEWQSHIRSALQQFYFLIMCIIIIFCYIQIMKVAKAASGENKQSSSKGLKTVVLHAIQLLLCVIGLWCPFIEAAVLQVSVRLFIDVRYFNYIMFTLGPKCLSPLIYGLRDETFFHALKNNVLFGLSKRAI from the coding sequence ATGGCTGACAATTCATCAGATGGTGGTGAGGTAGTGTTGAACCAGAGGAATGACCGGAATGTTATTGTCCAGATTGTGATACTGATTTTTCTTAGCACTGATTTGTTACtcattgtgacatttttcaaaaaggaaTGCTTCCACACAACTGCACGCTACATCTTATTTGCTGTTACACTACTGTCTGATAGCATGTTTTTACTTCTATCTGATATCCTCCTTCTCATGAACTATTTAGAATTTACAGTTCAAGTTTGGTTGTGTATCATTATCTGCACTGTGGCATTTCTAAATGTGATAGTCACACCAGTTACTCTGACAGCAATGACCCTGGAGCGCTACGTGGCCATTTGCATGCCCCTCCgacatgcagagctgtgctcCACACGCAGTACTCTGTGCTGCATCCACATCATTCACGGCATCAGCTCTGTACCCTGCATTGCTGTTCTCTCCACTTTCTTTGCATCAGCCTCTCGTAGCATGTACAAACAATACATGATATGCACTGCggaaacatttgttttgaaggaATGGCAGAGTCacattagatcagctttacaacAGTTTTACTTCTTGATCATGTGCATCATCATTATATTCTGTTATATTCAAATAATGAAAGTAGCCAAAGCAGCGTCAGGAGAGAATAAACAATCTTCAAGTAAAGGACTCAAAACAGTAGTTCTTCATGCTATCCAGCTACTGCTCTGCGTCATCGGTTTGTGGTGCCCATTCATAGAAGCAGCTGTGCTTCAGGTCAGTGTTAGGTTATTTATTGATGTTAGGTACTTTAACTACATAATGTTTACTCTTggtccaaaatgtctcagtCCTCTCATTTATGGCCTCAGAGATGAGACATTTTttcatgcactgaaaaacaatgtcCTATTTGGCTTGTCCAAAAGAGCTATTTGA
- the LOC124059023 gene encoding odorant receptor 131-2-like encodes MADNSSDGGQVVLSQKNDRIIIVQIVILIFLTIDLLLIVTFFKKECFHTTARYILFAVTLLYDSMFLLLSDIIILMAYFEFTIQVWLCIIICTMAVLNVMVTPVTLTAMTLERYVAICMPLRHAELCSTRSTLCCIHIIHGISSVPCIAVLSTFFASASRSMYRQYMICSVEIFVLKEWQSHVRSALQQFYFLIMCIIIIFCYIQIMKVAKAASGENKQSSSKGLKTVILHAIQLLFCVIRLWCPFIEAAVLQVSVRLFIDVRYFNYIMFSLGPKCLSPLIYGLRDETFFHALKNNVLFGLFKRDI; translated from the coding sequence ATGGCTGACAATTCATCGGATGGTGGCCAGGTAGTGTTGAGCCAGAAGAATGACCGGATTATTATTGTCCAGATTGTGATACTGATTTTTCTTACCATTGATTTGTTGCtcattgtgacatttttcaaaaaggaaTGCTTCCACACAACTGCACGCTACATCTTATTTGCTGTTACACTACTATATGATAGCATGTTTTTACTTCTATCTGATATCATCATTCTCATGGCCTATTTTGAATTTACAATTCAAGTCTGGTTGTGTATCATTATCTGCACTATGGCAGTTCTAAATGTGATGGTCACACCAGTTACTCTGACAGCAATGACCCTGGAGCGCTACGTGGCCATTTGCATGCCCCTCCgacatgcagagctgtgctcCACACGCAGTACTCTGTGCTGCATCCACATCATTCACGGCATCAGCTCTGTACCCTGCATTGCTGTTCTCTCCACTTTCTTTGCATCAGCCTCTCGTAGCATGTACAGACAATACATGATATGCTCTgtggaaatatttgttttgaaggAATGGCAGAGTCACgttagatcagctttacaacAGTTTTACTTCTTGATCATGTGCATCATCATTATATTCTGTTATATTCAAATAATGAAAGTAGCCAAAGCAGCGTCAGGAGAGAATAAACAATCTTCAAGTAAAGGACTCAAAACAGTAATTCTTCATGCTATCCAGCTACTGTTCTGTGTCATCCGTTTGTGGTGCCCATTCATAGAAGCAGCTGTGCTTCAGGTCAGTGTTAGGTTATTTATTGATGTTAGGTACTTTAACTATATAATGTTTTCGCTTggtccaaaatgtctcagtCCTCTCATTTATGGCCTCAGAGATGAGACATTTTttcatgcactgaaaaacaatgtcCTATTTGGCTTGTTCAAGAGAGATATTTGA